The Proteiniphilum propionicum genome contains the following window.
GGTAAGGAAAATATAAATAACTATGATATATCAGATCCTGATTTCTCTTACTTAATAAAGCACAATTTTTATATCTCAAAAAAATACATGATCTTCGATTACATCAAAGACATGAAAAGATATTATTGTATATATGACAGGGAGAATAACATGAATGTTTCAGGTTCAGTAAATAATGATTTAATAAAGAGCTTTCGTTTTTTCCCTCGATGGGGTAACGATAATTACCTAATTGAAGAACTTACACCCGATATATTGATTAATGACTTCTCTCAATCGCCTCAATTTAAAAGATTTATAGACATCACAAAGGAAGATGATAATCCGTTGATTATAATTTATAAATTAAAAGAAGAGTCTGCTTGAAAAAGTCTCAAATTAGAAGATTTGATATCATAATCACTTGAAAATCAAATATCATATTTTCACAAAACGACTTATTAAAGTGGACTCAAAGAATGAATACGAAAATCCTTAGTTCACTGGCAAAAGTCGGTAGTGATAACTACAAATAAAAAAATTCTAATTTAATGTAGGGTCTGCTGAAAAACTTCACGCCACTTTTACAAGTTTGTATGCCAACAATAAGTTATCAGTCAGCCTTGTTTGAAAATACTTATACAAAAACCGCTATTTGAAAATTTGACAAAAAATATCCTCCATTGCCCGCAGGATATTCATCACGAACACGATGGATGCCACCCAGCTTTTTTTTGGGGGGGGTATCTGCCAAGCGTGCCATTATTTTATTCAGGTTGTAACCGGCTTTTAGGGTAATAGAAAATGTTTCGATGAAATATTTGGGAGAAGGATTTGGAACTGAAACTACCCAGAAAACTACCCAAGAAACAGGTGGTACTACCCAAGAAACATCCAAGAAAACACCAAAAAAAGGGTGAAACTACCAAAAAAATGATTATATTCCATTGCATATAAAACACTATTTACGCCTCAATCTATATGTATTTAGATATAATTTCATATCTTTGCATCGAAATAACTACAAAAACATATAATAATGTCATTAAGTTTAGCCACATTTGTTAAAACAAAGAGAAAAGAAGCCAACCTTACCCAGCAGGAGTTTGCCGAAAGAGCGGGTGTAGCACTTACCGTTGTTCGGAAAATTGAGCAAGGTAAAGAAAATCTGAGTTTAGCAAAAGTAAACCAAGTGTTGATGATGTTTGGAAATAAACTTGCACCCGTAAATCATAAGGAGATTGAGCCATGAGGCAGGGAAAAGTATTCTATAAAGATGATTTTGCCGGCATCATCACAGAAACCCACGAGGGCGAATATCAGTTTGAGTACGACGAAGCATATATTCAACGTTTCCCAAATCAACCCTTAACGTTTTCCATGCCTGTTTCGGATAAAGTGTATCAGGATAATCGGTTATTCCCGTTTTTTGAAGGATTAATCCCCGAAGGTTGGTTGTTAGAAATCGCTACCAAAAGCTGGAAACTCAATCAGAATGACCGTATGGGTTTACTTTTGGCGTGTTGTAGAAACTGCATCGGTGCAGTAAGTATAATACCGATAACGAATGAAAGCGATGAGTAAAAAGTGTTTATATTGCTATGAGAAGTTTGACGAGCAGGGAGATTTTCATCTTTCTTGCAGTACCCGGTTTTTTGAAAATTCACAACCCCCGATTTTAGATTACACCATGGCTGAAATGGCTGAATTAGCCAAACAGGTGGTCGAGAGTTCGGTAACCGTCCCTGGAGTACAGCCAAAACTCTCGCTGGGCTTTATCAAAAATGTTTTGCAAGATGGAGGCAGGGGACGATTAACCGTAATGGGTGCTTTTGGTGGAAACTATATTCTCAAACCACAGAATGAGATTTATCCACAAATGCCCGAAAACGAACATCTTACCATGCGGATGGCGGGACTTTGTGG
Protein-coding sequences here:
- a CDS encoding helix-turn-helix domain-containing protein, whose amino-acid sequence is MSLSLATFVKTKRKEANLTQQEFAERAGVALTVVRKIEQGKENLSLAKVNQVLMMFGNKLAPVNHKEIEP
- a CDS encoding HipA N-terminal domain-containing protein, whose translation is MRQGKVFYKDDFAGIITETHEGEYQFEYDEAYIQRFPNQPLTFSMPVSDKVYQDNRLFPFFEGLIPEGWLLEIATKSWKLNQNDRMGLLLACCRNCIGAVSIIPITNESDE